A portion of the Geminocystis sp. M7585_C2015_104 genome contains these proteins:
- a CDS encoding methyl-accepting chemotaxis protein — translation MAVAIILGFVAIGVIFLLSRQLSKPIRKLAETATEFATGNMEVKAAEEGSWETVYLAQSFNHLVAEVKNLLAEKQKSLEVAENLAQMLQKQKQRIGKNLFILQGVVEEAAKGNLTVNAPLCEGEVGIVADFFNSIIESLRDIVLGVKESAIKVTQSPTRQQEEIKTLAADAIYQSEKIEEVFELVQQLNPSIQKIAENTTHVAKTASHAELLKPAKKPLKRQSTPFYI, via the coding sequence TTGGCAGTGGCAATTATTTTGGGTTTTGTGGCTATAGGAGTGATTTTTCTCCTTTCTCGTCAACTGTCTAAACCCATAAGAAAACTGGCAGAAACAGCCACAGAATTTGCCACAGGAAATATGGAAGTAAAAGCAGCAGAGGAAGGTAGTTGGGAAACTGTATATCTTGCCCAAAGTTTTAACCACCTGGTAGCAGAAGTTAAGAATTTACTAGCAGAAAAACAAAAATCCCTAGAAGTAGCAGAAAACTTAGCACAGATGCTACAGAAACAAAAACAAAGAATTGGGAAAAATCTGTTTATTCTTCAAGGGGTAGTGGAGGAAGCAGCAAAAGGTAACCTGACAGTAAACGCGCCTCTGTGTGAGGGGGAGGTGGGAATCGTCGCTGATTTCTTCAATAGTATCATTGAGAGTCTAAGGGATATTGTCCTTGGTGTCAAGGAGAGTGCCATAAAGGTAACACAGTCTCCGACTAGACAGCAAGAAGAAATAAAAACCCTTGCCGCCGACGCCATCTATCAGTCAGAAAAGATTGAAGAGGTGTTTGAATTGGTGCAACAATTAAACCCTTCCATCCAAAAAATAGCGGAAAACACCACCCATGTGGCCAAGACAGCCTCTCATGCCGAGTTGCTAAAACCGGCGAAAAAGCCATTGAAGAGACAGTCCACGCCATTTTACATCTAA
- a CDS encoding Hpt domain-containing protein, whose translation METLHATLLVSPPDVEKLLQVTHKGGAAIVEYTHLSDLAHQLEDFFLIIKVGKVKINEEIKNHLLLAVDCLKELVNLSSQPQEIPPMVADNIIANIYYFS comes from the coding sequence ATTGAGACATTACATGCCACCCTTTTAGTCTCCCCACCAGATGTGGAAAAACTGTTACAAGTCACACACAAGGGGGGCGCCGCTATTGTTGAGTATACACATTTAAGTGATTTGGCTCATCAGCTGGAGGATTTTTTTTTAATTATCAAGGTGGGCAAAGTTAAAATCAATGAGGAGATAAAAAACCATTTGCTTTTAGCCGTTGATTGTCTCAAAGAATTAGTTAATTTATCCTCACAGCCACAAGAAATTCCCCCAATGGTTGCAGACAATATTATAGCAAATATTTACTATTTTTCCTAA
- a CDS encoding DevA family ABC transporter ATP-binding protein, with translation MFFLETNSLSKQQENQETEKVVEIRNLDFFYGKGAMRKQILFDINLTLKKGEIVIMKGPSGSGKTTLLTLIGALRTAHHGSLKVFGQELVNAPEKLLIQTRRKIGYIFQAHNLLNSLTAQQNVKMSLELHPEYTDREIEKKSREILEAVGLGERINYYPENLSGGQKQRVAIARALAPHPQLVLADEPTAALDSKAGRDVVDIMERLAREQGCTILIVTHDDRILDVADRIIMMEDGRLKDEM, from the coding sequence ATGTTTTTTTTAGAAACAAATTCTCTGAGCAAGCAACAAGAAAACCAAGAGACGGAAAAGGTGGTAGAAATTCGAAATCTAGACTTCTTCTACGGCAAAGGGGCAATGCGAAAACAAATACTGTTTGACATTAATCTCACCCTAAAGAAAGGAGAAATTGTGATAATGAAAGGGCCTTCCGGCTCGGGCAAAACTACCCTTCTCACCCTCATTGGCGCCCTCCGCACTGCCCACCACGGAAGTTTAAAAGTGTTCGGGCAAGAGTTAGTAAATGCCCCAGAAAAGCTACTGATTCAAACTAGGAGAAAAATAGGCTACATATTCCAGGCTCATAATTTATTAAACTCCCTTACCGCCCAACAAAATGTAAAAATGTCCTTGGAACTACATCCAGAATATACTGATAGGGAGATAGAGAAAAAATCAAGGGAAATATTAGAGGCGGTAGGGTTGGGGGAAAGAATAAACTACTATCCGGAAAACCTATCTGGAGGGCAAAAACAAAGAGTGGCAATAGCCCGGGCATTAGCACCCCATCCCCAGTTGGTTTTGGCAGATGAGCCTACCGCCGCCCTAGACAGTAAAGCCGGGCGGGATGTGGTAGACATCATGGAAAGACTGGCACGAGAACAAGGTTGTACTATCCTTATAGTTACCCATGATGACCGTATTTTGGATGTAGCAGACCGTATCATCATGATGGAGGATGGTAGATTGAAGGATGAGATGTAG
- a CDS encoding PBP1A family penicillin-binding protein, whose translation MDNKSNGHNSNNSFMTAVSRTVSDIWNTVQSRVYLPPLKSNRPVPSLYIRCGQSHYRYPLLGDRYVIGRSSKNCDIVIRSPIVSQIHCVVERDEKNPRRFVIRDLNSTNGVYYGEKRCDSLTLYHNDVVTLGPPELAEGIEIRFDKGLSNWTYLLRHGVFTTGFGLLLGLSFIGWEWSKYQVYPIPDHVGGQTVVYANDGKTLLAPRIDSTHRELESLSDFGLIPKALIASEDSRFYWHFGVDPIGIIRAFLVNREGEIRQGASTITQQLARSIYPAVGRENSLARKWREMMVALKLEALYSKDTILKTYLNRVYLGFNLYGFEDAAHFYFNKPAKELTLNEAATLVAILPAPNAYNPVQNYDAAVNLRNRVISRMLSLGMISQEEAAEARRSRIEISPQARDAFSRVIAPYYYSHVFREMRELLGEDLTKEGDFIIETGLNPKIQKLAEESLKEHLATNGKQNNFSQGALVTLNSKTGEIVAMVGGKDFQESQFNRATQAQRQPGSTFKVFAYTAALEKGIPPTKVYSCAPLRWRGFLYRACERVGGAANMEIALAQSENAVALRVAQDVGLDTVVATAHKMGIQSPLQAVPGLVLGQSEVNVLEITGAYTPFANNGIWSRPHAIKVIRDGRDCEDSQNHKTCRIVYQFNENGDEQKQVIKPQTAQTMHRMLQKVITSGTGGAARLGYDEAGKTGTTNKGVDLWFIGYLPKNNLITGIWLGNDDNSPTHSSSKQAALLWGKFMKKTL comes from the coding sequence ATGGACAACAAGTCTAATGGTCATAATAGCAACAATTCTTTTATGACCGCTGTCAGTCGTACTGTTAGTGACATTTGGAATACGGTCCAATCCAGGGTATATCTTCCCCCTTTGAAGTCTAATCGTCCAGTTCCCTCCTTGTATATTCGTTGTGGACAATCCCACTACCGTTATCCTCTTCTGGGAGATCGTTATGTAATCGGGCGTAGTAGCAAGAACTGTGATATAGTTATCCGTAGTCCAATTGTAAGCCAGATTCACTGTGTAGTAGAAAGGGATGAGAAAAACCCAAGGCGGTTTGTCATAAGGGATTTAAACTCTACCAATGGGGTTTACTATGGGGAAAAGAGGTGTGATTCTCTTACTCTTTATCATAACGATGTAGTAACCCTAGGTCCTCCGGAATTAGCGGAGGGAATAGAAATCCGTTTTGACAAGGGTTTAAGCAATTGGACATATCTTCTGCGTCATGGCGTTTTTACCACTGGCTTTGGTTTACTGCTAGGACTAAGTTTTATTGGTTGGGAGTGGAGTAAATACCAAGTATATCCAATTCCGGACCATGTGGGGGGGCAAACAGTGGTATATGCCAATGATGGCAAGACTCTACTGGCGCCTCGGATTGACTCAACCCACCGAGAATTGGAAAGCCTTTCAGACTTTGGCTTAATCCCAAAAGCCCTCATAGCCTCGGAAGACAGCCGTTTTTATTGGCATTTTGGAGTTGATCCTATTGGCATAATTCGTGCTTTCCTGGTTAATAGGGAGGGGGAAATCAGACAGGGGGCCAGTACAATTACTCAACAGTTGGCCCGTAGTATATATCCAGCAGTAGGAAGGGAAAACAGTCTTGCCCGTAAATGGCGGGAGATGATGGTAGCCTTGAAACTAGAGGCATTATACAGCAAGGATACTATCCTCAAGACTTATCTAAACCGGGTTTATCTAGGCTTCAACCTATATGGATTCGAGGATGCAGCCCATTTCTACTTCAACAAGCCTGCCAAGGAGTTAACTTTAAACGAAGCTGCCACTCTAGTGGCCATTTTACCGGCTCCCAACGCTTATAACCCGGTACAGAATTACGATGCGGCTGTAAATTTGCGCAACCGGGTGATTTCCAGGATGTTGAGTTTGGGGATGATTAGCCAGGAGGAGGCGGCAGAGGCCAGAAGGTCTAGAATTGAAATTAGTCCTCAAGCCAGGGATGCCTTTTCCCGGGTGATTGCCCCATACTACTACAGTCATGTTTTTAGGGAAATGAGGGAGTTGTTGGGGGAGGATTTGACGAAAGAGGGGGATTTTATCATCGAAACTGGACTTAATCCCAAAATCCAGAAACTGGCGGAGGAGAGTTTAAAGGAGCATCTTGCAACCAATGGTAAACAAAACAACTTCAGTCAAGGAGCCCTCGTCACCCTCAACAGTAAAACCGGGGAGATAGTAGCCATGGTGGGGGGTAAAGACTTCCAAGAAAGCCAATTCAACCGCGCCACCCAAGCCCAAAGGCAACCTGGGTCAACTTTTAAGGTATTCGCCTATACAGCAGCCCTAGAGAAGGGTATTCCCCCCACTAAAGTATACTCTTGTGCCCCTTTGCGTTGGCGGGGATTTTTGTATAGGGCTTGCGAGAGGGTGGGGGGTGCGGCTAACATGGAAATAGCCTTGGCACAGTCGGAGAATGCTGTTGCCCTGAGGGTGGCCCAGGATGTGGGCTTAGACACGGTGGTGGCTACTGCTCATAAAATGGGTATCCAATCCCCCTTACAGGCGGTACCAGGGTTGGTGTTGGGGCAAAGCGAAGTCAACGTGTTGGAAATCACTGGCGCCTATACCCCCTTTGCCAACAACGGCATTTGGTCACGCCCCCACGCTATCAAAGTGATACGGGATGGCCGAGACTGTGAGGACTCCCAAAATCACAAAACATGTAGGATAGTATATCAGTTTAACGAAAATGGGGACGAGCAGAAACAGGTAATTAAACCCCAAACCGCCCAGACCATGCACCGCATGTTACAAAAGGTAATCACTTCAGGCACAGGCGGGGCAGCCCGTTTGGGATATGATGAAGCCGGTAAGACGGGCACTACTAACAAGGGGGTAGATTTGTGGTTTATCGGCTATCTTCCCAAAAACAATCTTATTACCGGTATTTGGTTAGGAAATGATGACAATTCCCCCACCCACAGTAGCAGTAAACAGGCGGCCCTTTTATGGGGAAAATTTATGAAAAAAACTCTTTAA